One genomic segment of Corvus moneduloides isolate bCorMon1 chromosome 23, bCorMon1.pri, whole genome shotgun sequence includes these proteins:
- the SF3A3 gene encoding splicing factor 3A subunit 3: protein METILEQQRRYHEERERLMDVMVKEMLTKKSTLRDQINSDHRTRAMQDRYMEVSGNLRDLYDDKDGLRKEELSAISGPNEFAEFYNRLKQIKEFHRKHPNEICVPMSVEFEELLKARDNPSEEAQNLVEFTDEEGYGRYLDLHDCYLKYINLKSSEKLDYITYLSTFDQLFDIPKERKNAEYKRYLEMLLEYLQDYTDRVKPLLDQNELFGKIQTEFEKKWENGTFPGWPKETSSALTHAGAHLDLSAFSSWEELASLGLDRLKSALLALGLKCGGTLEERAQRLFSTKGKSLEALDPSLFAKNPKTKGSKRDTERNKDLAFLEAQIYEYVEVLGEQRHLTHENVQRKQARTGEEREEEEEEQISESESEDEENEIIYNPKNLPLGWDGKPIPYWLYKLHGLNINYNCEICGNYTYRGPKAFQRHFAEWRHAHGMRCLGIPNTAHFANVTQIEDAVSLWAKLKQQKASERWQPDTEEEYEDSSGNVVNKKTYEDLKRQGLL, encoded by the exons ATGGAGACGAtcctggagcagcagcggcGGTACCACGAGGAGCGGGAGCGGCTTATGGACGTGATGGTGAAGGAGATGCTCACCAAGAAGTCCACG CTCCGCGACCAGATCAACTCGGACCACCGGACTCGTGCCATGCAGGAC AGGTACATGGAAGTGAGCGGCAACCTGCGGGACTTGTACGACGACAAGGACGG CCTACGTAAGGAAGAACTCAGTGCCATTTCCGGGCCAAATGAATTTGCGGAGTTTTACAACAGACTGAAGCAAATTAAGGAATTTCACCGGAAGCACCCAAATGAG ATCTGTGTTCCTATGTCAGTGGAGtttgaggagctgctgaaggcCAGAGACAACCCAAGTGAAGAAGCTCAGA ATCTGGTGGAGTTCACAGATGAGGAAGGGTACGGACGATACTTGGATTTGCATGATTGTTACCTCAAGTACATTAACCTGAAATCATCAGAG AAATTGGATTATATCACTTACTTATCCACATTTGACCAACTCTTCGATATTcccaaggagagaaaaaatgctgaatataAGAG GTATCTTGAAATGCTCCTTGAGTACCTGCAAGATTACACAGATCGAGTGAAACCATTACTGGACCAGAATGAACTTTTTGGGAAAATTCAGACGGAGTTTGAGAAGAAGTGGGAGAACGGCACATTCCCGGGCTGGCCA aaagaGACCAGCAGTGCCCTCACCCATGCTGGTGCCCACCTGGACctctcagccttctcctcctGGGAG GAGTTGGCCTCCCTGGGACTGGACAGGTTAAAATCAGCTTTGCTGGCTCTTGGGCTGAAGTGTGGTGG GACTCTGGAGGAGCGTGCTCAGAGGCTTTTTAGCACTAAAGGCAAATCCCTGGAAGCACTTGATCCTTCCTTGTTTGCTAAGAATCCAAAgacaaaaggaagcaaaag AgacactgaaagaaataaagatctTGCATTCCTGGAAGCTCAGATTTATGAGTATGTGGAAGTTCTCGGG GAGCAAAGACACCTCACCCATGAGAACGTGCAGCGTAAGCAGGCACGGacaggggaggagagagaggaggaggaggaagagcagatcAGTGAGAGTGAAagtgaagatgaagaaaatgaaatcatttATAATCCTAAAAATCTGCCTCTTGGTTGGGATGGGAAG CCCATCCCGTACTGGTTGTATAAACTCCATGGTTTGAACATCAACTACAATTGTGAGATTTGTGGTAACTACACCTACCGAGGGCCCAAGGCATTCCAGCGGCACTTTGCA GAGTGGAGGCATGCCCATGGAATGCGGTGCCTGGGCATTCCCAACACAGCACACTTTGCCAACGTCACACAGATTGAGGATGCAGTCTCGT TGTGGGCAAAGCTGAAACAGCAGAAGGCTTCAGAGAGGTGGCAGCCCGATACAGAG GAGGAATATGAGGATTCCAGCGGGAATGTGGTGAATAAAAAGACCTACGAAGACTTGAAGCGCCAAGGGCTGCTGTAG